A stretch of the Pleomorphomonas sp. T1.2MG-36 genome encodes the following:
- a CDS encoding site-specific integrase, whose translation MDLRTGTIHHRPNPSNAGTEHLGLTKELRDRLVAACGDDLAGLRDRALIMVGYDTMCRRSELAALRLEDLTSLGDGSMLALIPRAKNDQFGDGRDGFVSAPAAKALKRWLEAAKISKGWLFRRIRKGWIGPDSLHPHSIGRMLKQRAITAGLPAEVANRLSGHSMRVGAAQDMVANGAGILPIMRSGGWKSTNVVARYVQSVELAKLASWRR comes from the coding sequence ATGGACCTCAGAACCGGAACGATTCATCATCGACCCAACCCATCAAACGCCGGGACTGAACACCTAGGCCTTACCAAAGAGCTCAGAGATCGGCTCGTTGCCGCCTGCGGGGATGACCTCGCTGGCCTTCGCGACCGAGCGCTCATTATGGTCGGTTATGACACCATGTGCCGCCGATCGGAACTCGCCGCCTTGCGGCTCGAAGATCTGACTTCGCTTGGCGATGGGAGCATGCTGGCATTAATCCCACGAGCCAAGAACGATCAGTTCGGCGACGGTCGCGACGGATTCGTATCGGCACCTGCGGCCAAGGCGCTCAAGAGATGGTTGGAAGCGGCGAAGATCTCCAAAGGATGGCTATTTCGACGCATTCGCAAAGGGTGGATCGGACCAGACTCTCTTCATCCGCATTCGATCGGGCGCATGCTGAAACAGCGCGCCATTACCGCAGGATTGCCGGCCGAAGTCGCCAATCGTCTCTCTGGGCATTCGATGCGTGTGGGCGCCGCTCAAGATATGGTGGCGAACGGCGCTGGCATCCTACCGATCATGCGGAGCGGCGGCTGGAAGTCAACCAACGTGGTGGCGCGGTATGTGCAGAGCGTTGAGTTGGCAAAACTGGCGAGCTGGAGGAGGTAA